One genomic segment of Coffea arabica cultivar ET-39 chromosome 6e, Coffea Arabica ET-39 HiFi, whole genome shotgun sequence includes these proteins:
- the LOC113691655 gene encoding uncharacterized protein isoform X3, with protein MDSSLWDPPICEADSADFKGNWQSDFSSGVGCDVMEEEAINERCCIEVLKKLIPKADAEIKELEEEIIFLQAQVALEDDAWAKICFDTLTERTKALDISIQRLKNEKVQQQQGQASSSQTHGDPAQNEKQQTETELNFCFQTDGDPAQNKKQQTEDELDVCFQTDGDPAKIESLQTEKDLDSHIQTCKEPSQNQKIQLEHEMRVLCQTHLEPAQIENLQAEHERDFNFQTNGDPGQDETLQMEHEMGVPHHKHGEPAPKLSEILKALLEKYYFPNRDKQLTALQSTDETGLSNAEAIACVAKSLEEIAEPFNLEVSEDAEEKDQNGDTTIINSFPNLSEHASEASTKRKMMEIDSSGIHDSTTESEKRMYTPDIQKEATAMMMDTSANALSYIAGSSSGTVGCNLSEETSGAVTVQNFRIKSTKLKPSPNPAETTITETDMSIFQLSDITSVCMTDPVDRKVKEVDITNSKEAEFPLLMKQEDWWLFDFEWALGESSSEVFNSTTKEPLLKERQKPQLLNQTHHIEGVGAESFTSNSLKSGIPEHRDRPFPMFELGLLPESSLGMEMGYKPPTMKSFKRILDENNSMNKKIKEETRIDFSGEKSCNVVSACQSPGTRQKSVLPPLIKKGEELGNLQVTRTMQEGRLKGLVKEEIDRISNFHAANEFGVKKPLKLLSCTTSVATMNLEFLSMAQLRAMAKERNLKRYSKLNKSDLIKFLNFPPSAI; from the exons ATGGATTCTTCTCTCTGGGATCCACCAATTTGTGAAG CTGACAGTGCTGATTTTAAAGGAAATTGGCAGTCTGATTTCTCCTCTGGTGTGGGGTGCG ATGTCATGGAAGAAGAAGCTATAAATGAAAGGTGTTGTATCGAAGTGCTGAAAAAATTGATACCTAAGGCTGATGCCGAGATAAAGGAACTTGAGGAAGAAATTATATTTCTTCAGGCCCAAGTGGCTTTGGAAGATGATGCTTGGGCTAAGATATGCTTTGATACTTTGACAGAGAGGACCAAGGCGCTAGATATCTCGATTCAGAGATTGAAGAATGAAAAAGTGCAACAGCAACAAGGACAGGCGTCTAGTTCCCAAACACATGGAGATCCTGCTCagaatgaaaaacaacaaacaGAAACTGAACTAAACTTTTGTTTCCAAACAGATGGAGATCCTGCTCAGaataaaaaacaacaaacagaagatgaattggatgtttgtttTCAAACAGATGGAGATCCTGCGAAAATTGAAAGCCTACAAACAGAGAAGGACCTTGATTCTCACATCCAAACATGTAAGGAACCTTCTCAGAACCAAAAAATACAATTGGAACATGAGATGCGTGTTCTTTGCCAAACACATCTAGAACCTGCTCAGATTGAAAACCTGCAAGCGGAACATGAGCGGGATTTTAATTTCCAAACAAATGGAGATCCTGGTCAGGATGAAACACTACAAATGGAACATGAAATGGGTGTCCCTCACCACAAACATGGAGAACCTGCTCCGAAACTGAGTGAAATACTAAAAGCTCTTCTGGAAAAGTACTACTTTCCAAACAGAGATAAGCAG CTCACCGCTCTCCAGTCCACAGATGAGACCGGCTTGAGCAATGCTGAAGCAATAGCCTGTGTTGCTAAATCCTTGGAAGAGATTGCCGAACCTTTTAATCTGGAAGTTTCAGAGGATGCGGAAGAGAAAGACCAG AATGGAGATACCACAATCATCAACTCATTCCCAAATCTTTCTGAACATGCAAGTGAAGCATCCACCAAGAGAAAAATGATGGAGATTGATTCAAGCGGAATACATGATTCAACGACCGAGTCAGAGAAGAGGATGTATACCCCAGACATTCAGAAG GAAGCAACTGCTATGATGATGGATACCAGTGCGAATGCCTTGAGCTACATAGCTGGTTCAAGCAGTGGAACAGTGGGCTGCAATCTTTCTGAAGAAACAAGCGGGGCAGTCACAGTACAGAATTTCAGAATTAAAAGCACTAAGTTGAAGCCATCTCCAAATCCCGCCGAAACCACCATTACAGAAACTGATATG agcaTCTTCCAGCTTTCAGATATCACTTCAGTTTGCATGACAGATCCTGTAGATCGGAAGGTTAAAGAGGTTGATATAACCAACTCGAAAGAAGCCGAATTTCCCCTCCTAATGAAGCAAGAAGATTGGTGGCTTTTTGATTTCGAATGGGCACTTGGAGAATCATCTTCAGAGGTGTTCAATAGCACGACCAAAGAGCCATTGCTGAAGGAGAGACAGAAGCCACAACTGTTGAATCAAACACATCATATTGAAGGAGTTGGAGCAGAATCATTCACGTCAAACTCCTTGAAGTCAGGGATTCCCGAACACAGAGACAGGCCCTTCCCCATGTTTGAGTTGGGACTACTTCCAGAATCGTCCCTTGGTATGGAAATGGGGTACAAACCCCCCACTATGAAAAGTTTCAAGAGGATCCTTGATGAGAATAATTCTatgaacaaaaaaataaaagaggagaCTCGTATAGACTTCAGTGGAGAGAAAAGTTGCAATGTTGTTTCGGCTTGTCAGTCACCAGGGACCAGGCAGAAATCTGTGCTCCCCCCATTGATCAAGAAAGGCGAAGAGTTGGGCAATCTCCAAGTCACTCGGACGATGCAAGAGGGCAGGCTGAAAGGTTTGGTCAAGGAGGAAATCGATCGGATCTCCAACTTTCATGCAGCGAATGAATTTGGAGTTAAGAAGCCTCTCAAGTTACTCTCTTGTACAACATCCGTGGCCACAATGAATCTCGAGTTTTTGTCGATGGCTCAACTCAGAGCCATGGCAAAGGAACGCAACCTCAAAAGGTACTCTAAACTCAACAAAAGTGACTTGATCAAGTTTCTTAATTTCCCACCTTCAGCCATTTAA
- the LOC140009553 gene encoding UDP-N-acetylglucosamine transferase subunit ALG14-like isoform X1 encodes MENSNNHYCLSITPSSLELLSIIGFITLILIRVLYIIHRSSQPRSASSQQKPLSTLIVLGSGGHTAEMINLLNVLQKNSFTPRYYIAAATDNMSLQKAQVLENSWLNEGGVEEVGSAKFMQIYRSREVGQSYITSVGTTLIALAHALWLMIKIRPHVILCNGPGTCIPLCAIAFIFKILGIRWSYIFYVESIARVRRLSLSALLLYKLRMADQLFVQWPQLKSKYHRAHYVGRLM; translated from the exons ATGGAGAATAGCAACAATCATTATTGTCTCTCAATCACACCTTCAAGCTTAGAACTTTTGTCAATTATTGGGTTTATTACCTTGATCTTGATCCGGGTTTTATACATTATACATCGGAGCAGCCAACCTCGTAGTGCCTCGTCACAGCAAAAGCCCCTCAGTACCCTCATTGTTCTGGGTTCGG GTGGTCATACAGCAGAGATGATTAATTTGTTGAACGTGCttcagaaaaatagttttacGCCTAGGTATTATATTGCCGCTGCGACTGATAACATGAGCCTTCAAAAGGCACAAGTTCTTGAAAACTCTTGGCTCAATGAG GGAGGAGTTGAAGAGGTTGGATCTGCTAAATTCATGCAGATATACCGAAGCCGAGAGGTCGGTCAATCATATATAACCTCTGTTGGAACCACCTTAATCGCTTTGGCTCATGCATTGTGGCTAATGATAAAGATCAGACCTCATGTG ATTTTGTGCAATGGACCTGGAACTTGTATACCTCTTTGCGCAATTGCTTTCATCTTCAAG ATTCTTGGAATTAGATGGTCATATATATTCTATGTTGAAAGCATTGCAAGAGTGAGGAGGCTTTCTTTAAGCGCATTGCTTCTTTACAAACTACGCATGGCTGATCAGTTATTTGTGCAGTGGCCACAACTAAAATCAAAATATCATCGAGCTCATTATGTTGGGCGTCTTATGTAA
- the LOC113691655 gene encoding uncharacterized protein isoform X1, which produces MLSRSKLTKTMDSSLWDPPICEADSADFKGNWQSDFSSGVGCDVMEEEAINERCCIEVLKKLIPKADAEIKELEEEIIFLQAQVALEDDAWAKICFDTLTERTKALDISIQRLKNEKVQQQQGQASSSQTHGDPAQNEKQQTETELNFCFQTDGDPAQNKKQQTEDELDVCFQTDGDPAKIESLQTEKDLDSHIQTCKEPSQNQKIQLEHEMRVLCQTHLEPAQIENLQAEHERDFNFQTNGDPGQDETLQMEHEMGVPHHKHGEPAPKLSEILKALLEKYYFPNRDKQLTALQSTDETGLSNAEAIACVAKSLEEIAEPFNLEVSEDAEEKDQNGDTTIINSFPNLSEHASEASTKRKMMEIDSSGIHDSTTESEKRMYTPDIQKEATAMMMDTSANALSYIAGSSSGTVGCNLSEETSGAVTVQNFRIKSTKLKPSPNPAETTITETDMSIFQLSDITSVCMTDPVDRKVKEVDITNSKEAEFPLLMKQEDWWLFDFEWALGESSSEVFNSTTKEPLLKERQKPQLLNQTHHIEGVGAESFTSNSLKSGIPEHRDRPFPMFELGLLPESSLGMEMGYKPPTMKSFKRILDENNSMNKKIKEETRIDFSGEKSCNVVSACQSPGTRQKSVLPPLIKKGEELGNLQVTRTMQEGRLKGLVKEEIDRISNFHAANEFGVKKPLKLLSCTTSVATMNLEFLSMAQLRAMAKERNLKRYSKLNKSDLIKFLNFPPSAI; this is translated from the exons ATGCTATCAAG GTCGAAATTGACTAAGACTATGGATTCTTCTCTCTGGGATCCACCAATTTGTGAAG CTGACAGTGCTGATTTTAAAGGAAATTGGCAGTCTGATTTCTCCTCTGGTGTGGGGTGCG ATGTCATGGAAGAAGAAGCTATAAATGAAAGGTGTTGTATCGAAGTGCTGAAAAAATTGATACCTAAGGCTGATGCCGAGATAAAGGAACTTGAGGAAGAAATTATATTTCTTCAGGCCCAAGTGGCTTTGGAAGATGATGCTTGGGCTAAGATATGCTTTGATACTTTGACAGAGAGGACCAAGGCGCTAGATATCTCGATTCAGAGATTGAAGAATGAAAAAGTGCAACAGCAACAAGGACAGGCGTCTAGTTCCCAAACACATGGAGATCCTGCTCagaatgaaaaacaacaaacaGAAACTGAACTAAACTTTTGTTTCCAAACAGATGGAGATCCTGCTCAGaataaaaaacaacaaacagaagatgaattggatgtttgtttTCAAACAGATGGAGATCCTGCGAAAATTGAAAGCCTACAAACAGAGAAGGACCTTGATTCTCACATCCAAACATGTAAGGAACCTTCTCAGAACCAAAAAATACAATTGGAACATGAGATGCGTGTTCTTTGCCAAACACATCTAGAACCTGCTCAGATTGAAAACCTGCAAGCGGAACATGAGCGGGATTTTAATTTCCAAACAAATGGAGATCCTGGTCAGGATGAAACACTACAAATGGAACATGAAATGGGTGTCCCTCACCACAAACATGGAGAACCTGCTCCGAAACTGAGTGAAATACTAAAAGCTCTTCTGGAAAAGTACTACTTTCCAAACAGAGATAAGCAG CTCACCGCTCTCCAGTCCACAGATGAGACCGGCTTGAGCAATGCTGAAGCAATAGCCTGTGTTGCTAAATCCTTGGAAGAGATTGCCGAACCTTTTAATCTGGAAGTTTCAGAGGATGCGGAAGAGAAAGACCAG AATGGAGATACCACAATCATCAACTCATTCCCAAATCTTTCTGAACATGCAAGTGAAGCATCCACCAAGAGAAAAATGATGGAGATTGATTCAAGCGGAATACATGATTCAACGACCGAGTCAGAGAAGAGGATGTATACCCCAGACATTCAGAAG GAAGCAACTGCTATGATGATGGATACCAGTGCGAATGCCTTGAGCTACATAGCTGGTTCAAGCAGTGGAACAGTGGGCTGCAATCTTTCTGAAGAAACAAGCGGGGCAGTCACAGTACAGAATTTCAGAATTAAAAGCACTAAGTTGAAGCCATCTCCAAATCCCGCCGAAACCACCATTACAGAAACTGATATG agcaTCTTCCAGCTTTCAGATATCACTTCAGTTTGCATGACAGATCCTGTAGATCGGAAGGTTAAAGAGGTTGATATAACCAACTCGAAAGAAGCCGAATTTCCCCTCCTAATGAAGCAAGAAGATTGGTGGCTTTTTGATTTCGAATGGGCACTTGGAGAATCATCTTCAGAGGTGTTCAATAGCACGACCAAAGAGCCATTGCTGAAGGAGAGACAGAAGCCACAACTGTTGAATCAAACACATCATATTGAAGGAGTTGGAGCAGAATCATTCACGTCAAACTCCTTGAAGTCAGGGATTCCCGAACACAGAGACAGGCCCTTCCCCATGTTTGAGTTGGGACTACTTCCAGAATCGTCCCTTGGTATGGAAATGGGGTACAAACCCCCCACTATGAAAAGTTTCAAGAGGATCCTTGATGAGAATAATTCTatgaacaaaaaaataaaagaggagaCTCGTATAGACTTCAGTGGAGAGAAAAGTTGCAATGTTGTTTCGGCTTGTCAGTCACCAGGGACCAGGCAGAAATCTGTGCTCCCCCCATTGATCAAGAAAGGCGAAGAGTTGGGCAATCTCCAAGTCACTCGGACGATGCAAGAGGGCAGGCTGAAAGGTTTGGTCAAGGAGGAAATCGATCGGATCTCCAACTTTCATGCAGCGAATGAATTTGGAGTTAAGAAGCCTCTCAAGTTACTCTCTTGTACAACATCCGTGGCCACAATGAATCTCGAGTTTTTGTCGATGGCTCAACTCAGAGCCATGGCAAAGGAACGCAACCTCAAAAGGTACTCTAAACTCAACAAAAGTGACTTGATCAAGTTTCTTAATTTCCCACCTTCAGCCATTTAA
- the LOC140009553 gene encoding UDP-N-acetylglucosamine transferase subunit ALG14-like isoform X2 — protein sequence MENSNNHYCLSITPSSLELLSIIGFITLILIRVLYIIHRSSQPRSASSQQKPLSTLIVLGSGGHTAEMINLLNVLQKNSFTPRYYIAAATDNMSLQKAQVLENSWLNEGGVEEVGSAKFMQIYRSREVGQSYITSVGTTLIALAHALWLMIKIRPHVVFHIPYTRHSLYKLLILGIRWSYIFYVESIARVRRLSLSALLLYKLRMADQLFVQWPQLKSKYHRAHYVGRLM from the exons ATGGAGAATAGCAACAATCATTATTGTCTCTCAATCACACCTTCAAGCTTAGAACTTTTGTCAATTATTGGGTTTATTACCTTGATCTTGATCCGGGTTTTATACATTATACATCGGAGCAGCCAACCTCGTAGTGCCTCGTCACAGCAAAAGCCCCTCAGTACCCTCATTGTTCTGGGTTCGG GTGGTCATACAGCAGAGATGATTAATTTGTTGAACGTGCttcagaaaaatagttttacGCCTAGGTATTATATTGCCGCTGCGACTGATAACATGAGCCTTCAAAAGGCACAAGTTCTTGAAAACTCTTGGCTCAATGAG GGAGGAGTTGAAGAGGTTGGATCTGCTAAATTCATGCAGATATACCGAAGCCGAGAGGTCGGTCAATCATATATAACCTCTGTTGGAACCACCTTAATCGCTTTGGCTCATGCATTGTGGCTAATGATAAAGATCAGACCTCATGTGGTATTTCATATACCTTATACACGACACTCTCTCTATAAACTACTG ATTCTTGGAATTAGATGGTCATATATATTCTATGTTGAAAGCATTGCAAGAGTGAGGAGGCTTTCTTTAAGCGCATTGCTTCTTTACAAACTACGCATGGCTGATCAGTTATTTGTGCAGTGGCCACAACTAAAATCAAAATATCATCGAGCTCATTATGTTGGGCGTCTTATGTAA
- the LOC113691655 gene encoding uncharacterized protein isoform X2 translates to MLSRSKLTKTMDSSLWDPPICEADSADFKGNWQSDFSSGVGCDVMEEEAINERCCIEVLKKLIPKADAEIKELEEEIIFLQAQVALEDDAWAKICFDTLTERTKALDISIQRLKNEKVQQQQGQASSSQTHGDPAQNEKQQTETELNFCFQTDGDPAQNKKQQTEDELDVCFQTDGDPAKIESLQTEKDLDSHIQTCKEPSQNQKIQLEHEMRVLCQTHLEPAQIENLQAEHERDFNFQTNGDPGQDETLQMEHEMGVPHHKHGEPAPKLSEILKALLEKYYFPNRDKQSTDETGLSNAEAIACVAKSLEEIAEPFNLEVSEDAEEKDQNGDTTIINSFPNLSEHASEASTKRKMMEIDSSGIHDSTTESEKRMYTPDIQKEATAMMMDTSANALSYIAGSSSGTVGCNLSEETSGAVTVQNFRIKSTKLKPSPNPAETTITETDMSIFQLSDITSVCMTDPVDRKVKEVDITNSKEAEFPLLMKQEDWWLFDFEWALGESSSEVFNSTTKEPLLKERQKPQLLNQTHHIEGVGAESFTSNSLKSGIPEHRDRPFPMFELGLLPESSLGMEMGYKPPTMKSFKRILDENNSMNKKIKEETRIDFSGEKSCNVVSACQSPGTRQKSVLPPLIKKGEELGNLQVTRTMQEGRLKGLVKEEIDRISNFHAANEFGVKKPLKLLSCTTSVATMNLEFLSMAQLRAMAKERNLKRYSKLNKSDLIKFLNFPPSAI, encoded by the exons ATGCTATCAAG GTCGAAATTGACTAAGACTATGGATTCTTCTCTCTGGGATCCACCAATTTGTGAAG CTGACAGTGCTGATTTTAAAGGAAATTGGCAGTCTGATTTCTCCTCTGGTGTGGGGTGCG ATGTCATGGAAGAAGAAGCTATAAATGAAAGGTGTTGTATCGAAGTGCTGAAAAAATTGATACCTAAGGCTGATGCCGAGATAAAGGAACTTGAGGAAGAAATTATATTTCTTCAGGCCCAAGTGGCTTTGGAAGATGATGCTTGGGCTAAGATATGCTTTGATACTTTGACAGAGAGGACCAAGGCGCTAGATATCTCGATTCAGAGATTGAAGAATGAAAAAGTGCAACAGCAACAAGGACAGGCGTCTAGTTCCCAAACACATGGAGATCCTGCTCagaatgaaaaacaacaaacaGAAACTGAACTAAACTTTTGTTTCCAAACAGATGGAGATCCTGCTCAGaataaaaaacaacaaacagaagatgaattggatgtttgtttTCAAACAGATGGAGATCCTGCGAAAATTGAAAGCCTACAAACAGAGAAGGACCTTGATTCTCACATCCAAACATGTAAGGAACCTTCTCAGAACCAAAAAATACAATTGGAACATGAGATGCGTGTTCTTTGCCAAACACATCTAGAACCTGCTCAGATTGAAAACCTGCAAGCGGAACATGAGCGGGATTTTAATTTCCAAACAAATGGAGATCCTGGTCAGGATGAAACACTACAAATGGAACATGAAATGGGTGTCCCTCACCACAAACATGGAGAACCTGCTCCGAAACTGAGTGAAATACTAAAAGCTCTTCTGGAAAAGTACTACTTTCCAAACAGAGATAAGCAG TCCACAGATGAGACCGGCTTGAGCAATGCTGAAGCAATAGCCTGTGTTGCTAAATCCTTGGAAGAGATTGCCGAACCTTTTAATCTGGAAGTTTCAGAGGATGCGGAAGAGAAAGACCAG AATGGAGATACCACAATCATCAACTCATTCCCAAATCTTTCTGAACATGCAAGTGAAGCATCCACCAAGAGAAAAATGATGGAGATTGATTCAAGCGGAATACATGATTCAACGACCGAGTCAGAGAAGAGGATGTATACCCCAGACATTCAGAAG GAAGCAACTGCTATGATGATGGATACCAGTGCGAATGCCTTGAGCTACATAGCTGGTTCAAGCAGTGGAACAGTGGGCTGCAATCTTTCTGAAGAAACAAGCGGGGCAGTCACAGTACAGAATTTCAGAATTAAAAGCACTAAGTTGAAGCCATCTCCAAATCCCGCCGAAACCACCATTACAGAAACTGATATG agcaTCTTCCAGCTTTCAGATATCACTTCAGTTTGCATGACAGATCCTGTAGATCGGAAGGTTAAAGAGGTTGATATAACCAACTCGAAAGAAGCCGAATTTCCCCTCCTAATGAAGCAAGAAGATTGGTGGCTTTTTGATTTCGAATGGGCACTTGGAGAATCATCTTCAGAGGTGTTCAATAGCACGACCAAAGAGCCATTGCTGAAGGAGAGACAGAAGCCACAACTGTTGAATCAAACACATCATATTGAAGGAGTTGGAGCAGAATCATTCACGTCAAACTCCTTGAAGTCAGGGATTCCCGAACACAGAGACAGGCCCTTCCCCATGTTTGAGTTGGGACTACTTCCAGAATCGTCCCTTGGTATGGAAATGGGGTACAAACCCCCCACTATGAAAAGTTTCAAGAGGATCCTTGATGAGAATAATTCTatgaacaaaaaaataaaagaggagaCTCGTATAGACTTCAGTGGAGAGAAAAGTTGCAATGTTGTTTCGGCTTGTCAGTCACCAGGGACCAGGCAGAAATCTGTGCTCCCCCCATTGATCAAGAAAGGCGAAGAGTTGGGCAATCTCCAAGTCACTCGGACGATGCAAGAGGGCAGGCTGAAAGGTTTGGTCAAGGAGGAAATCGATCGGATCTCCAACTTTCATGCAGCGAATGAATTTGGAGTTAAGAAGCCTCTCAAGTTACTCTCTTGTACAACATCCGTGGCCACAATGAATCTCGAGTTTTTGTCGATGGCTCAACTCAGAGCCATGGCAAAGGAACGCAACCTCAAAAGGTACTCTAAACTCAACAAAAGTGACTTGATCAAGTTTCTTAATTTCCCACCTTCAGCCATTTAA